In Limanda limanda chromosome 3, fLimLim1.1, whole genome shotgun sequence, the sequence atttcttaattttcacTGAAACTAATTGGTTGTTTAGTCACATTAACAAAAAAGATACACAAGAGTAAAACAGCAAACAATAATCTCTTGCCCAGATTCTACTCAAAATAGTAATTTTTCCTGATGCTGAATTAGTCTGAAGACTTGTAGTTCTCTGGAtttgctttcagacctgcacggAGGTCCAGACATGTTCCTGAGACTTTCTGGAGAGGCTGTAAGTGAGAACGTAgagaatgtgagaacacagcaggaaaatgtccagaacattcacAGAAAGTgagtgggcatgttgatgaAGTTTCTAATGTAAGATGTGAAACTAGAAGAAAACAAACCTATAAACAAAGTCTAGACATGATCAAGAGTCTATGTGAAAAAATAGTTGAGTAAAGATAATATTTAATCAAAGTGAATGTGAATCTATTGCTGCATATTAAATTGGACTGAATTACCTGATGTATTCTGTTGTACTTTGTTCACTTCATGTTGAAGGCGTCGCTCAAACCCTTCAGAGCTTCTTCCTTTGTGAGTCCCCTCCAGGCCTCTGGGACATCAGCTGGTTTGGCTTCATATATTTCAGCAAATGTGTCATTGTATTGCACCAGGACGTACTTCCAGTAGTCAGATGCCTCTATGGTGCGGTCTGGAGGAATGATCCAGTCTGGAAAGTACTTCTTGTAGTCCTTGTATGGATGCCACTCCCATttggtgtctgtgtttctgaatTCACCATCACTGTGCACGTCAGTTGTACACAGTGAATTAACCAGCCTCCCACTTGACTCACAGGTGACTCTGCCAAGACCTTTTGGCCGATGAATGGCTGCATGATGCATCTTGTGTTCTTTGCCACCGGCCTCACAGGGAGTCTTACAAAATGGACACTGTCGTCCACAACCAAACACTCGCTTGAAAAGCTGATCCTGTGGTTTGATTGGAAGCTTGTTCAGAGTCTCATCGATGTCATCAGAGTTTGAGAACTCCTCTTCCAGTTGGTCCTTCAACTCCTTCATTGAGATCTTGAGACActtgatgaatgaatgacatgAGCTTTGGATCAGAAACAAGGTGTTTTTTTCAGCCTCCACCGAAACTGAGATGTCTTTGACCAAATGTTTGCGCATGTTACTGATTAGCTTTGTGATGCTTTCCTTGTTATCTGGCAGCGGAGCACCATCCTCTCCTATTGCTGCCTGATCTATCGCTTCTGATATTTTTTTGTAGATGACTTGTAGATTGTTGTTCTTCAGTTTGCACAAAGTCTTGTCCTCTGACATCTTTTCCCGGATGTGCTCAAATATCCAATCCTTAACATATATTTCACAGTTAGCAATGTAACTGACAAAACTCTTGAAGTCTTCCTTTTGCAGCAACTCTTTCTGAATGTTGTACTGGAAGATTGTGCGAGAACTATACTCTGCTGAATGGGAACCTGTGAGAATCTCATCCACAATGTTTACTCCCAGAGATCCACAGATGAACTGTTTCACAGCAGGTTTGATACAAGACTGGACAAAATCTTTTGCTTTGCGATGGCAGGGATCTTGCTTTTGGTATAAATCAAGAAAATCTGACAGGTACTGAGTCTTGTATTTTTCCAGCTGAGTGTGAGGATTATTATCCGACAAGAAACTTTTGTGCATTTTGACAAATTCCCTTGAAGCAACGCCACAAATGTGAAGTTTCAGGTCAATCTCAAactttgaatttgttttgtgatggTTGTAACATTGTTTAAGGGATTCATCAATTTTTTCTAAAACCTCCTTTGTGAAAGAGTCCTGGTAATCTCCATCGGTCTTTACTTTATCATGTACAAACCTTGTACAAGAGTCAATGATTTTGTCCGCAACCTTCTGCAAATTTCCTTTCCTTAGACGTTGAAAATTCTGCCAATAATTGTCTACATGATCATTTCTAGTTTCAAATGGACCTGTTCCCATTTTCTTTAGGTCTGTTACTTTCTGCAAAGCCTCATTGACATTCTGATTACAGAAGTCTTTTGTCAGCTGCTTCAGGACGCATGCTGCAATGTCTCGCTCTTTCAGGCCGGACACGTTTACAGTGGCTTCAGCCCACATCTTTTCAAACTCTTGTGTCAGCTCTTCCTCAGTCAGAGTTGACGCGTTGCAGTCACTCAGAAGCTTCATGACCTTCTTTTCAATCACACCTCTGTATTCTCTCTGAATGTCCTGAACTTTTTTTGAACTTAGTTTTAGTTGAAGGGTGCAATCCAGTTTTGCCAACACAGAATGTTTGATTTCATCTGCAAGGCCTTTGACACGGTTTAAAAAGTCCGCTTTGTTATTGTCAATCAGATTAACTCGTTTGTCTGTCATCTTGTAGTAGTCGTAGAGTTTTCCAGTCATTGTTGTTTGTTGGTCGGTTATTTTGTCTGAcacctcagattttttttctccaactaATCTGTTCCAAGTTTCCACCTCAGATTCATTGTCAGCATTCAAGATTTCGACCTCTGCTTGTGTTTGCCAGATCAGAATCTCTTTTCTGAACTCCCATTCCCACTGATTGAACTCTTTGCACAAGTTGTCATAGGCTTGAGCCACAAGAGTGTTTTTGAAACTGAAGATGAAGTTCTCATATTTCACTGCCCGCCAGAGACTCTTCATCCATTCCACAAACTCTGGGATCTGCGTCACTTCATTGCACGGATCCTTCTTCACTGTTTGCAAAAGGTTTTTCTTGAAATGTGCTACAGCTTCACTGTAACCTGTGTTCACTGGTGCCATTGGTGGAGTTCCATGCCAGAGTCCTGGGATGTTCCAGTTGTTCTTGTCGATGTCATAGTCCAGCACATCCGTGAACTCTTTGATAGAAggtttcttttccatttcagcTGCGATTTGAGTCATTTCATTGAGTTGGTCCaggagatgttttctttctgtcatgtTCTTGTCATGAGCTGAAACTGATGAAACATTCTGGtgaacaaaatgacaaactggCTTTTTTCCAATTTCTTTCATCCTCAAGAATGCATGCACTGCAATTTGCAGGACATCTTTCATTTCTGCTGCGTTTTCCATTGCGATGTTGATGATGGTGGCATCACTCAGGCCAATGACAAAGGTTGCTAGCTGGTTGTCGTGCTCGTAACTGTCCTCTAGTTGTGCCAGATCAGGAGCCTTAAGACCCTCTGTGTCAATGAGGACAATAAAATCACAGTTTAACTCGCTTTTCAAATCCTCTCCAACTTTGAGGAAGAGCATGAAAGCTCCTCTTGTGCATCTGCCGCTGCTGACAGGAAACTGCACACCAAACATGGTGTTGAGGAGCGTTGACTTACCGCTGCTCTGAACACCCAACACAGTCAGTACCAACAGTCTGCTCCTCTGTCCAACCTTCATGTGAAGCTCCATCAGTACGTCTGTCACCCATCTCTCTGGGACGTTGGAGGCATCTCCGTCCAAAAGCTCTAAAGGATATCCATCCAACAGCATTTCAGCTGCCAAACCAGGGAGCTGGGATATTTCATCAGCTGTTGAGCTGCTGGTTGAGAACTCGTAGATCAGTCCCATCTCTCTCATGTAATGCTCTGTTCCTAAAGAGCTCTCCACCAAAGCTTGGTCTAACTCTGCTATGAGTTTGACGTCTTTCTTCTTGCATTGCTCTTTGAATTCGTTACGTAACTTAGAGAGTTTGACTCGTGAATGTTTATCAAACTTCAGTTTCATCCACTTCAGGAAAACatctcttttttgtttgtcatttgtcGATAAGCACTTGATGAACCTCTTCATTCCTTTGGAGACATCAGAATTTTGTTGCTTCTGTCTGATTTGTAATTTTTCTTCCTGTAGTTGACATTTATATTCTTCAAGTCCGGAATCACCAGATGTCTTCAGTCTACACTCTTCCTTTTCTAACTTTGACAACCTCTTCCAGTTCGCTCCTTGCAAACTCAGATTACGTTTTTTATAGTCTGGTATACTTCCCACTCCAACGTCGTCCATgatctcctcagctgcttttctctgtgcgTCAGTTTTGCTTTCGTCCACAGACACATCAGGTTCAACAGCTTTTCCAACCATATCTTCAATGCTCATGGGGTCTTTCACATCTAACAGGGATGCCTTGATGACCTCACAAAGTTTCTCTGAGAACTCTGCCACATTAAGCCTCTGGTCTTTGACCTTCACTCTGTTGTGTGGTAAACCTAATTCATCCACCAATCTCTTCACAGACATCATCTCCTCACTGGCCTTCCCTCCCTTTCGATTAACGACTAAGAAGAGTTTGGATTTCACATCTTGAAGAGAAGATAGAATCTTGTGCTCACTTTCTTCAACGCTGTCCAGGAACACAAGGGTAGCTGTTGATATTTGAAAGAGAAAGTTGAATTGTTTGAGTGATTCACAAATGTCCCCTCGCAAATCTGCGAAGGCTACTGGCCCTGGAAAAACATCTAAACTTTCATTACCGCAGGGAAGGTACCAGCAAACCTCAACGAGTCCATCTGCAATTTCTCTTTTGACTGCCCCCCCTTTCACATCTCTGTATATGAAGAGGTTGCAGTTCTGTTGCCCTCTGCTGAGGACATGATTCAAAATCTGGGACTTGGATAAACTGCTGTTCTTCAGCCTCACAAAGGAGAAGAATGGTATATTTGCTTGGACAATGTTGTCTTCAACAAACCCTCTTGATTCAGACAGATCATGTGGACGCCACTCTTTGACGATGTCTCTCAGAGCCCACAGCATCAGGGTACACTGACTCTTGTTGCCGCCGGGCAACAGCAGTGGAAGAGAGAACTGGCACATTGACATCTTGAGggacatttcctgctgcaggaTGCTGTCAGCGCAATGGAAGAGAGCGACTATGAGGTCGAGGGGGTTAACCTCATCATCTCTAGAGTCATCAGCAGTGTAAAGGTCTTCATTAAAGAGATCATTGTCTTcctcaatgttttcttttggcCTGATTGATGATTGTATTGAGCTCCTGCATTCTGCGTTTATTTTGAACAGTTTTCTGAGGAAACTCCATGGTATTTCCTCCAGCGATAAAACAGCTTTTTCCTCAATACTATTTTTGTTGATCTTAAAGAGAGACCGTAGACTGAGCTTGTTGGGATAAAAGTCCTTCAGTCCAAGTTTGACGAGAAAGTTCAACAGGGCtgtcaaagagaaagagaacagaCATTTTAGAAATTCATGACTGACACCACCTATTGGTTTGTGTTAATTAGTTTGCAGTGTTACATACTGTAAATCTTTCTTGTCAATAACATTTGGGTGCAAAGACTTCATTCACATGAGCCACCTCTCTCAGGTCTTGTAGAGGAGTTTACATTTACCAAAACAAGGCTGGAGACTCTctcagagtccagagacaaatATATACGGGCTGTTGGACCATCATTGACAACAGGACGGAAATGGAAACCAAAAGAAGCAACACAACAGGTAAAGGCAGCACTCTAGCACACTGACATTGTGGGTCACGTTAAACAGGGAAGAGGAGGTTTGGGCCGAGGTCAGAGTAGTCCCCTGTGGAACAAGGCAACTCTGAGTGGAGACGATCGGTAGTCCTGGAAATCTGGCATCAGGAAGAGGAAGCAAGATGTGTGAAGGCCGTCACTCAAGCAAGACAGGGGCAGTGGAGGAAATGGAAAATCATAGAGAAAAGACAGATCAGCTGGAAGGACCTGTGGGGATCGGAAGCTAGCAGGATTAGCTTCCTGCTTAGAGGAACCTATGACGTCTCTCCCTCACCCAAAAACCTACAGCAGTGGCTGAACGAAGATCCATCCTGCCCACAATGCTACCCTAGTCCTTAGTGGTTGTAATATAAGTCTCTCCCAAGGTAGGTGTACGTGGAGACACAACCAGGTACTCACATGCATTGCAGCAACAATAGACACAAAGAGAATTGCTACCAACGCCGTGATATCAGAAACATCAAACGCAGTTCAAAGGAAACATTTTGGGGGCCAGCGGCTTCTAGTTCAATCACATATTGTAACTACCACCGTAAGAAAGGACCTGATACACTGGTCCAACAACCTGCACGTCGTCTACTTCGTAGAATTAACCCAAGTTTCACACgtcctcagctggaggagagaattCAGTATAAATTTGGTAGCTACAGCTTTGTGCCCATTCACGCAACAAGCATACAGATCTCAACATATTGCTTTGTAagctctctgtgtccatacacaaacaaaagttGAATGAGTTACCTGCAAGCTCTTCACTTTCTGGGTCTCTTGTAGACATGGTCAAAGCCTTCCCTTTATTCCTCTGTGCGTCAAAATCTTGAGTAAAAATAGATATTAACTCGTAAGTTTCACAGAACAATTGTTACTGTATTTCCACAAAGCCAAATATAGATATTCTACAGACTCAAGCAGTCGATTTTTGGATTAGTTTTTGTCCAAGATGTTTGTTGCTAGTCTTAACCATCAAATTAAGTTCAGTACATAATTACACAAATATTTCTTATTGAACTATCTATCGTATTGCGACTTTCGTAATTTTCTAAATGAAGTCCTGTATTGTATGGACGGACCAAGATTCTGTGTGACCTGCACCCAATGAGCCTGTTATGAAAGCCAACCTGCACTGCCCAAAGAGAATTGCCTTAATCTGCGACCTGTACTGAAAAGAGTTTTTGTGGTGACATTGGACTTTATGAAAAGAtagacaacatgtctccacttcctcctattGTGAAAAACTGAGGCCAAAATATCTTGGGTGTGCTATAATTGATTGAAGCTCTGTACTTTTCTACAAAAGTAAGTTGCTGTTCCTGTTTTTCATTTGCTGGAATGTACCGCGAGCTATGGAGTGTAACTCCTGATCATTACCGTGATGAGGGAATTTAGTCTTTATCCTTTTCCTCtgcttatacatttatttaattatttattgagCTCCATTTGATTAAAAGGCCCAGATCTTTCAAAGTATTCACAGGAACGTACCTGTAAGCGCTCCTTCTTCCGTGTTCATCGCAGACATGATCTGACTTCTCCTTGTCGTCCTTGACTCCCTTGTGCCCCAGATCCTGGAAGAAAAATACATGTTGTTTCTCTAGTTTCAGAACCACTGTTATTATCAGACATTCAAAACAGATCAATCAAATCATTAAGCTAAGTTTCCAGCATGTAAACGAAAACATACCTGACATGGTGTTACAGGAGAGTGTGCGGCTGCTTGTGTCAGCTCTGCTATTTATACTAGACAATCAGAACCGAAAGCATCTGATGCACTGGAACAACAGGTTCTCTCTTGAGGCAGTGCCTTTGCTTGTTATTGGTGGATTGGAATGTGATTATTTTACTGTCCAAGCATCAACTACAAATCCCTCTAGGTGGAGCTGCACTACCTTCACTactcttccctctttcttcctttgAGCATTtagtttttgatcatcacatcCAGTTTAGCATAGATCGCTGAGTGCAGGATACTGACAACCGATCTAGTTTTTGACAACTTTTTAAAGTTCCTCTGGCTTTCGTGTTTGATTGAGTTCCTTATGCTtacgtttgtgtttgtctgaagcGACAGTGCAATTCTCTCACTCAAccaacagtttgtgtgtctacaaaagtacaaaataaaagaatgtcGTCCAGCCGGTGTAAACAAGGATCACTCCCAACCTTTCTCTTACACAGTCTGCTTTTCATTGTTGACTTATTTATTCATCACTTCCTTAAGCTTACGGGAACTGTTGGCTATCTTGTTGAATAACCGGTTTCCTCACAAGCCTAAAACCAGGTGAGTGCACTCATGACAAGAGGTGAATTGAGTTCATTGGTGTTCTGATGAGGATTCAGTTCTGATTCCCCGTATCAATTAGCACGAGATTTCTGTCTCatttgatgttttattaaattgatGTATTAAATTGATGGACACAATGATAGGTagtgtcatgattgacagctgagactgactcgtgattggtcgtgTATGTCCGTGGGAGGGGATCTCTCAGTACTTGTTTGCTTGTGC encodes:
- the LOC132998073 gene encoding up-regulator of cell proliferation-like; this encodes MSAMNTEEGALTALLNFLVKLGLKDFYPNKLSLRSLFKINKNSIEEKAVLSLEEIPWSFLRKLFKINAECRSSIQSSIRPKENIEEDNDLFNEDLYTADDSRDDEVNPLDLIVALFHCADSILQQEMSLKMSMCQFSLPLLLPGGNKSQCTLMLWALRDIVKEWRPHDLSESRGFVEDNIVQANIPFFSFVRLKNSSLSKSQILNHVLSRGQQNCNLFIYRDVKGGAVKREIADGLVEVCWYLPCGNESLDVFPGPVAFADLRGDICESLKQFNFLFQISTATLVFLDSVEESEHKILSSLQDVKSKLFLVVNRKGGKASEEMMSVKRLVDELGLPHNRVKVKDQRLNVAEFSEKLCEVIKASLLDVKDPMSIEDMVGKAVEPDVSVDESKTDAQRKAAEEIMDDVGVGSIPDYKKRNLSLQGANWKRLSKLEKEECRLKTSGDSGLEEYKCQLQEEKLQIRQKQQNSDVSKGMKRFIKCLSTNDKQKRDVFLKWMKLKFDKHSRVKLSKLRNEFKEQCKKKDVKLIAELDQALVESSLGTEHYMREMGLIYEFSTSSSTADEISQLPGLAAEMLLDGYPLELLDGDASNVPERWVTDVLMELHMKVGQRSRLLVLTVLGVQSSGKSTLLNTMFGVQFPVSSGRCTRGAFMLFLKVGEDLKSELNCDFIVLIDTEGLKAPDLAQLEDSYEHDNQLATFVIGLSDATIINIAMENAAEMKDVLQIAVHAFLRMKEIGKKPVCHFVHQNVSSVSAHDKNMTERKHLLDQLNEMTQIAAEMEKKPSIKEFTDVLDYDIDKNNWNIPGLWHGTPPMAPVNTGYSEAVAHFKKNLLQTVKKDPCNEVTQIPEFVEWMKSLWRAVKYENFIFSFKNTLVAQAYDNLCKEFNQWEWEFRKEILIWQTQAEVEILNADNESEVETWNRLVGEKKSEVSDKITDQQTTMTGKLYDYYKMTDKRVNLIDNNKADFLNRVKGLADEIKHSVLAKLDCTLQLKLSSKKVQDIQREYRGVIEKKVMKLLSDCNASTLTEEELTQEFEKMWAEATVNVSGLKERDIAACVLKQLTKDFCNQNVNEALQKVTDLKKMGTGPFETRNDHVDNYWQNFQRLRKGNLQKVADKIIDSCTRFVHDKVKTDGDYQDSFTKEVLEKIDESLKQCYNHHKTNSKFEIDLKLHICGVASREFVKMHKSFLSDNNPHTQLEKYKTQYLSDFLDLYQKQDPCHRKAKDFVQSCIKPAVKQFICGSLGVNIVDEILTGSHSAEYSSRTIFQYNIQKELLQKEDFKSFVSYIANCEIYVKDWIFEHIREKMSEDKTLCKLKNNNLQVIYKKISEAIDQAAIGEDGAPLPDNKESITKLISNMRKHLVKDISVSVEAEKNTLFLIQSSCHSFIKCLKISMKELKDQLEEEFSNSDDIDETLNKLPIKPQDQLFKRVFGCGRQCPFCKTPCEAGGKEHKMHHAAIHRPKGLGRVTCESSGRLVNSLCTTDVHSDGEFRNTDTKWEWHPYKDYKKYFPDWIIPPDRTIEASDYWKYVLVQYNDTFAEIYEAKPADVPEAWRGLTKEEALKGLSDAFNMK